The stretch of DNA atttattaaaacttaTGTAGATAGATATTGAGAAGTATAACATTTGAATTAAAGAATCGTTTtaccattaaaattttaaggagtttttcttttcaaaatgatGTTTTAATAGTTTTGGGAACTTGAGAGCTTTATCGTTGCACTTTTCGTTTGATTTTTTGATCAGCTTCTATATGATGTCGGTTGAAAGAATTCCCAAGAAACTAGAAATATTTGAACCAGAAGAGAGGAAAGAACGTTGTAAATAAAGtccttaaggggggtctcttttgagagctggggaaattaaatgtttttatttttcttgaggtttttcttaaaattggttttccgatgtttgTCATATTTAAAGTCTtgttattgaagagtaagaaaatcactttctgcCATCTtaagtgcgacgccatcttgtgattttcctcaaaacacaaaggtaggtttttctcaggatcaaccagatggattttgatggagtaaaaagcaaatgaaagaggaaataacAATGCTGATTTTGATgcaccagaattttgaatttccattctggggctaagaaaagtggaaaaacgtcaaaaatatctgaaaagaagtttttgtTTAGGGCAGATCTGTGGAAAATCaaaagatggcgtcgcacctaaaatggagaaaaatgattttcttacacttcaataatttggctacaaatgtaacaaACATCGGAATaccaagtttaaaaaaactccgaaaattacaacattaaaaatgtgtaaattctaacaattttcccaagagactCTTTAACTCTTTAAGAACTAATAAGACAATTTGGTCTCATAACTcgttttataaaatgtttaattttgaatatgttaatttttgtaaattgagtCAGAATCAACGCATGTTTGTTTATGCCATTATGGTCcttgaatattttgagaaaaccCCAAAGGACtgaatttgagtttttttttccacccactgGGTTCCTTTTGGTTCGTAAGGAAGTAGGAGAAGCGGGGTAATTTGAGCACTTTGGGGTATTTTTTTAGCATATATCAAGCAAGTATGGTTCTacgaagataaaaaaatagccctattttgtaggtaattttccattttcctaaacccttaaACCACGGGCCATATTACCCCATTCCAGTTTTCaggataaaaccatttccacaggaaaatctgttcaAGATTCGGTAGATGGATGACACTGTCGTCTTTATGTGGCATTGTCAAGGACCATACCATGCTGAACATACCGGTTCTCGTCCGATCACCGAAGTCAAGCAGCATCGGGCGCGGTTAGTACTTGGATGGGGGACCGCTTGGGAACACCGCGTGCccttggcatttttttttgtatataattccACATTGTGATGTATCACCGGGACATAAAACcctataaatttaattaatgaccCTTTGTGAcataaactaattttaaagCCTTAAAACCTAAACCAAAAAGGCTCACATTAATCACGTCAAGAAAACAACCATcaaccttaaaaaatatttcgaaaatgacgAACTCTTGAAAGACCCAAAGTATTGAAAAAGCAcagaaaatccctttttaaaatatttgtttaagtAGTATATTTCTCCTGGctcctaagatttttaattgatttaaatgaaattttcaggaaTATGAATTAGTTCTAAAGGTaccaaatcaaaaattttggaaataaatttttcgttaaagaaaatccttttccaccatttttaCCTCGACtccatcttgtttttttttctatttttttatgttcttccTTCTGACACTaaggtagatttttttcaagatcatctggatggattttgatgtaATAAAAAGCAAACCAAAGAAGTTGATATATCCAATATATCCAATTactgaaaattgattttcttaaaaaaaaaaccaaaaacaaaataaaatcaaagcaTGCTactgtaatatttttttttattttcttttatagcatatatttgttgttttttttgttatcataaatttaaacgtattattattacattatctaacttttttttttgtaataatataatgtttttcttccatttgtgtatattttttcacctcaatttttttctcatcaaataaCAACCAATTGATTGTATGATTagatatatataataatttacacTTTCGCGTATATACTTTTGTGTTTCATTCTCTacaatgatattttttcttcttcatttattaataaatctttaatgaAAACCATGTTCCAACATTGCcctaaattgcattttgggtTTAATTTGCGCGCAACAAACACGGGATGGTTCTcaataaatggatttttttaaaaaacttctttGTTTCTTATCCTGTTGACTGCAtcgaattttttcttgcagttCATTTAtccaatgaaatttcttttacgacataaatcttaataattttttcttcttcatgttTTTGCATAATCCTACAAATTAATTCGTTTAATTCCACATTCGTATCCTTGTAAAAATGTCGaagttttttgtgaattaagtATTTGGGGGGAGAtacttttcaaacttttcttttcaatttctttttcatcaatatGTGCTCATTTCTTCGCTTTTGTAGAATAGCAAAGAAGGGCTCCTTAAACTTGTTTGTGTATTTCTATCAAGGAAAAGATCTTTTAGTCACagcaacaattttttttattcttacaaATTCATCATATTCATCTAACTTGGGCACAATGAAAAAGTGGAGGacagtttgttttttttaatgtttaaattaatgctttatagaaaagaaagaattttccttcacgatatttgtattatttaatttttttttctcataatttttttcttcttcttgtaaGTGTGTAAAAATagggatatttttttccttaagttTGTCATTCGATAGAAGGGTCCTTGGAGTTGTTCTCtctatgagaaaaatattcttaatcaTATATTGTCCATGAAgtaatcgtattttttttcatttctacagagaaatacttttttattcaaattgaaatagttttatgtgaataaatttgttcgttttttttaacattttcgaAACCATCATCCAAAACGttcttctttacttttttatgttgttgAATTCCAAAGAGTTGTGCTTCTGTGaaatcgtttttcttttaagtaattttgggAAGTGCCTTGAATTTGATCACATTTTCATAtcgaaaatataaaataaaaagttacaaacttgtgatttatttttcttcactaaTATCAActatctttttctttctttcttgaattacattaaattgttaattatgtatgcttttactaattttatctgtttaatattttttctttgtttgtGTAACATCAAAGTTATTCTACTGTGCATTTGTAAAAGTATTATTATTtgcttacatttttttgttttttactgCGCCTCACTTTTCTTCTTGCATGACTTCAATGGAGGAGTCGTTTTAGTTGAATTAACGCCTTTttccatgaaatatttttgaatacatCATCAGTTGTCCTGTTGCGAAGCATTaacattttctcacaatttttttttactttaacagaaattatttaaaggaCATCTTTAGTCGTTTTTCTTAACGAGAAAACAAGTCTATTAATGCCCATGAACTTGTAAAAAGTATCAAAAATAGCCAAAcgcattttaaattttgggaTTAGTTATGGAAAATTGACGCAGGCTTgtccaaaaatgcaaataatgacgtcagCGCTGTGTTGTCTCTTTAAACATTAGAAACATTCGCACCGATGTTTCATTAGTGAGTCTTACAGCTATgtctgaaatattttcattagaaCCATGATGAGATGTGGAAGTTCACAAGAAATTCACTTTCGGTCTCCAAATAACAAACATTATCTAATAACTTTGATCAGAAATTGAATAGTTTTGGAAGAAAAGTGGTTTCAAAAATATCATGTCAGAACACACTGATGAAACATAAGCACGAGTGCTTCATACGTTTGAGGAAGCAAATCACACAAAGATTAGATCTTGTTTGCATTTTAGTGCAAATTTGGGGTTGTTTTCGGGGGAGTAGTCAATAAAAAGAACGATGTTTAATTTTGCGACGCGTTTCGGCCAAATATATTGGTCATCATCAGGCCCTACACAACAGAAAAGGTACAAAGGTATTTACAGTGTGGGCtctcaaagaataaaattaatgtgaaaatttagaattatgaaatgcaaaaatttctttttttgaacaaaGAAAGTGCAAATCTTTGCCGATTTTGTACAGCTAAACACAGTAGAAAATTGAAGTTTGTTTGGCtctatttatctttttttttgattcgaTCAACGTTGGTGGAGccgttctgtattcgaaccaaTGTCCATTTTAATGCGAGCTTATTGCTTTGTCCATTGCTCCATTAACTCCTTAAAATTGTATGCTTGCtgttcaataataaaaaaaattccatgttGGTCTTGCGAAAACTCCGCAAATTCTTTCCaagcattttcttttacagaaAATGTGTTTATTAACCTTTTTAGTATTCTTTATCTGCAATCTAGAATGAAATTGAATCTTGAAACTTATGAGAAGGGATTGTACAAAAAAGTTGTGAAAAAAGGCGTTAATTTCTACATTGGAACACTAACCTGaccatcatttttttttctacactaaATGCAATGGGAGACATTGATTtgaacaactttttttttcatgagaatAAAACTTGGCAGCTAACTCCTCcgatgatttattttataaaaacaaaGTCCTCCAGATCCTGATCTACAGTTTCTAGATactatatttcatttttccatAATGCAGTATTTAACattgaaaatgtgaattgaTTAATGTTTATAATatgtaaaatgtttcatgttttttttttctactcaaACCAGTCCTccttattcttttaaattcacgATGAATGAGTACTACCAACcatcttcaaaaattcttaccTTCTTAAatatgatttgttttttttttattagaattttctcgcgtttttcATTAGCATAAAACGCCCAAAGTTTCAGTGATTCTctactaaaatatttctttaaacattTGTTACCTCTTTTCTCACATGAGACGATGCTAGACAAATTTTCTcgacattaatttaaatattttttgttgttttctgtTTCtctacacttttttttcactaaataaaAACACTTGCAATAATGTCATTCAATTGTGAAtgattgtacataattttccatCCTCAACACTATCAATATATAGGAGAttatatgttttctttttcacttgaTCCTCATTTTGTCTTTCactctatttaaatttttctaatgtctaagtttgtttctttttttctttttcatctaaTGTCAATAATTGGcaccaattaaatttaaatatcttttcaacaacaaaaaacgttttaaaaaaagcatttttataagtaaaaataaaaatttataaatgaaaatgagtgatttatatgaaaaaatattgcaataaaaaatgtataatcattttaaatacaaaataaaatgaaattaaaaccATTTCTCGCAACACTCCTAATTTGTCTTGTGAAGCTCAAAAGTTCCTTTTGGCGCATTAAACCGTCGTTTTCTTTACTTTACTACACACCATTTAGCACAAATCTACGtgaatttgttttttgttccttaaaattgcaaagagagaTAGAGGAAGAGAGTACaataatttccattgaaagtttattttcatcaGTAAGTTTTATGATGTTACTGTATCTcgttttaatataaattcctTGTATTTGACCCATAaatttggttgttttttttactatatagTTACGTTATATTGCTaacgtttttttctgtatataaATCTTACGTTCTGTTATGCTtaaaaaacagaagaaattGTGGGAGATGTATCcttaataaaatagaaaataataatcttaatgatgaaatagaaaattattttatggctGTTGAGATGTTTGTGTTTGTTGTTGTGGTTCAGCAGGAGAAcctgaaataaatatttttttgatagcACACAagtttgggatttttcttctttttcttcaaaattgtaaagaaaaaaaatcccttcttATGAGCGCTTACCAATGTCATTTGGAGTAGCTGGTCCATTTGACTGTGCCATGTACTTTTGCCTCACTTCACGAATCTTCAGCTGAAGACTTTGCTTTGTGGGAAAGATGTCATTATGGGCCAgctaaagataaaaaaaaacatttttttttttaaataatttgaagtTTTAACTTGtcgagaaaattcttaaatctaaagaaaaaagaaaatcttacctGGAAACTATTTGTTGCCTGAGAGGTGGGAAACCAAGTGCCATGTTCCTGAAACAACTGCATTACAAGTTGTCTTCGCTGTTCGAGTATCCGTCTATGTCCTTTCTCCACTGGATCTTGAGCTCCTGAGCCTGCAGATCCACCACCCACCGCACTACTACACACCGATCCAGCACTCCCGCAAATTGTTGCACTCCGTACAGACGATGCACTCTGAAGCGGAGTCTTTGGCGTTCGTGGAGATCTATCGGTATCTGCACCTTCTGTAGCAGCTGAAATAGCAAAGAAAACTCCATCATTTGTCCTTCTTTAGAGACACCAATGGACAATGGAAAACATACCTCGTAGTTGATCAATATTGAAATCAGCACCAAAGAAACGATTGCCAACAATGTAGGAGGCAGATGGTGTGGCAGTTGATGCTGCACTTCCCGCTTCGGACATTTCCTCATCTgccacagcagcagcagaatcTGGAAGGTAGAATTGGAAGACAGTAGACCACGGTCTTACTGCAGTACGATTGAGGATTTTACTTCAAATTaaacttacaaattaaattgacaacaaaatattatttttgatttttatttcggacaaaacaatttatttattgaaccAGTTTAATAATGTTAACCTTCCGTACGCCGCATGAGGGGTACGTGACGGACCTCAGAAATTTTTACTGACTAACCAAACAGTTGCTTAATTCGTGAAATCTAATTGGTTCCTTACTATATACTGAGTAGTTGTTGAgcctttttaaagaaaaatcaataataaaaaagaattcttacatgtttttttaaagatatatttttccatagaattttgatcataaaattaataatttggaCTCAAAACTATTCCAAATGATCActttatcagaaaatatttttttttggtctgGAAAACGGTTACTTTGGAGAGAGAAATGGAAAACGTGTCGTTagattacacaaaaaaaatcgtcagtaagaaacatttttttttcgtttttcaaCAGTTTgaaattctgttttttattaaaattgaaactaattaaacattttagcaGCTTTTGAATTCCAATTTGTAGCATTTGAAgcttatttttggtttttttcggtcctaaaatactttttctcttttgtgttttaaaggatctatatttttttatatttccagTTCATAAGTTCATAAAACcgtaaatgttttcttttatagagcATAAAATGTAAGGTTAAGTGCAATATTCCAACTAGATTAATCTATTGTATTGTAGTCAACCTACGTGTAAgtatgaaattatttacaaattttggaattttctccgGTGAGCGTCGGGTAAATTCAATtcagcaattaaaacatttgaattgccagagctttcgacacaCTGCGTGTCATCCTCAGTGGCTATTAGATGAATAGtctttattgataaaaaaaacaagtctTTATTTAGttcacaataaattattttttagattaatccAAATCGgtttcaatacattttttttatcaaaatttttctgaagatctttagtttaaaaaaataactttgatGTAATTGTTAAACTGAAATGATTTACTTTTATCTCTTAACGAGAAGCTGAACTGTTTCactgtttgaaaaataaaattctctttctgaAACGCCACTTCTATTACCTCATTTGGCGTATTGAGGGTTAACCAAAATTTCCTTTGAGGGGATCGcaataaaataactttgttTGGTCAAGAAGTTAagcagaaatttttttaatttaactcgcgtttacattaatttctataatttttattgttgtttgagataataataaaaaactaaaaatatatttaaaaaaaaaaaacttcttcaaaCACTTAACGATTAaaggtttaaataaaaagacgAATAGAGCTAagacaaaataaacaaataaattaaaacttacGAGCTTTGGCCAAAGGTTGTGCCTTCTTGCGGTAATTCTGTGTGAAAACACGTGGTGAGGATGCAATTGAAATTGCGCTTGGTGATTGGCAGTCTTCAGGCTTGAATTGCGGCAGCGTttggaatttcttctcaaaatcaACTTGCTTCAGTACActaaaaaaaacggaaattttataaatcagttgaagaataaattaaaacattccAAACTGAAGCAACTCACTTGTCCATATCATCACTCTTGATCTTCTTGAAGAAGGATTTCTTCTGTTGTGGCGACATTTGCCCGTGAACATCATCAATTGTGGCTGATGTTGGTGTTGGCAGGGATGAGGGTAAATTTGTGGTGATGTTATTATTTAGCGTTGTTATCGGTGTCATGCTCATTGTTGTTGGTGTTTGTGGTTCACTCACGCACGATGTGGAGTTTCCATTTGAAGCTAAAACaacaaagaaatcaaataaagaTGTTTgtctttaacaaaaatatatttttttagcatcAATACTCACTTAAATTCTGCCTTCGCTGCAGTGGAGCCTTCCCCAATTGCGCAGGTGTTGGTGCAAGAACAAATGTTTTCTTCTCTGGTGgttcgaaattttcaaaattcttctccttctcctcATTCCCCAAATCACTCACATCAATGGATTCAGCTGAACTTGATTTTGGTGTTGCtggaagatttttaattcCCGGTGATTCCAATGGTTGTTGTTCTTGTTTAACTGCAAAttacaatttcatttatttattttttcttttcatgaaatgtctgagtttttttttattttgtacctTTCAAAAGACTTTGAGTGGAGTAATTTTGTGTTGATATGAGAAGATTCGGCATTTGCCCTTGAATAACATACTGAAGTGTTGGAGCAGATGCTGCAGTTGTTTTCGGTGTATTGGCAGCAATTGCTTGGGCTTGTTGAGTATTGAGAGCACCTGCATTGCTTGTGAAAATTCTCGGTCGTTTGTGCATcatatattgattttcctctgCAACTGGGACTAATGCAAtctgaatgcaaaaaaaaatggaaaatatttagtcAGAAAAAAGTCCTTTTTTGTCCTACAAATTGAACTCTCACCTGCTGATTCCCAGTGACAGTCCACATAATGGATTTCGGGCTCATAACTTGTGGTGGATTTGATGAGGAGGTGGGTGCTGCTGATAGGGTGGCAATTGTACTTGGATTTATCATGAGTATCTGCTGCGATGGAAGCTGCGGCTGTGGAGCTGCTGCTGAGGTCTTTTTGTTGCCATCACCACCACTCAGTGTTGCCACCAATTTACCCTTGTTGTTGGCAGCATCTTTGCCACCACACACCTCACCTGCTGTGGCCAAATTTGCATTTGCAATCAATTCTGAAAATGATGCAGGTGTCAATACAACATATCCCGCCTGTCCCACTTTATTCACACCACACATTTCTGTCTGATGGTTGTTATTGTTATTCTCAATAACAATTGTCTCATACACAAACGTATCGTCCGTTACGTGTTTCATTGCGGATGATGAATTAGTGGTATTAGTGGTGTTAGTAATGCAGGAAGAAGTAGTAGAATTACAAGTAGAAATAGTAGAAGTGATGAGTTGATGATCAAGATGATGGTGATGATTTTGGTTAGTGACACTTATCGCGACGAATTTACCTTTGTTGTTCACATTATTGTTATTGTATAAACTATCACCGGCACTCCCCTCATTCGGCGATTGTGCCCCACTGTGACGATGATGCTCACCATGTTGTGCATGTGCTGCAAATTCCTTCTTATGATAcatctgctgctgctgttgctccATATTCTGTCGTTGTTGCTCTGTTGCCGCCTGCAACTGCATTTGCTCATGCTGCGTGGCattgaatgtgaaaattgccgaatttttatttgtcacCTCCATGGTATTTTCCATCTTAACCCCAGCCGATTGCATTTGCACATTGAACTGCTGCTCAGCACTTGTTTGCTCCATTGAACGTGGATTCTTACTCTTCGGGCTAGCTGGCATGAAGGCGCCACCTTAAAGAATTAAcgaataaaatgttaataaaaagacgttttaattaaaattaaaagaaatttctcaccTGTTGGATGGAAAGTTGAGACTCCCGATGGATTTTTAGGGCCAAGATACGTAGGAATGGACATATGGGGATAATTGTACATAACATTCTCCATTTGTGATGgcaattttattggttttggCTTGCAACGAATCTCCATGTTGCCATGCTGCTCCCTACTAATCCCAGTATTTCCAACAATATTTGTACCCCCAATCTGTGTCCCTTCATCACCACCCGCTTCATTCATCTACAGGGTAAGAagagagcaaagaaaaaaaaagatatttgatgaaaaaaattacattttagtgggaaaaagaagaaaaaatcagagGTAATTTGTAAAAACCTTCTTATTCTTGTGTGATTCTTCCGAGTCATCACAATTCGGTTCTTCAACATCTGAATCCGTTACCTTTTCTGCGCACTGCAAATCAATATCGGCATTATTTTCTGTTGCACTCGCCTCCTCGGCTATCACCATCTACacggaagaaataaaaaaaattaatgaaacatTCTAAAGGCGGAATGTTTGTTTAAGAAACTAATTACTTGATCATCATCAGACATTGCTTCTTCCTTCTGCTCTGCCACAGAGGTGAGCATTGTATTAGTGACTGACGTTGTCCCATCAACTGATTGCACTTGAGTGGTGCTACTTGTGTCGGTGACATTTGCACCACCATCCTCCTCCTTCTTTATATTCATCGTCATCTCCACATCCTCACTAACATTCAATGCTGATATAGTCAGCGGGATAACGTCATTCACCTGATTCGTAGATGTCTCCACACCCGGTGTTTTGGGACTCTTCTCATCCAATGAATCTGCCCCATCCACCGAATCTGTCCTTCCACGTCCATCCTTTGTGGAACTCGATGACTTTCTTCGGTCCTTTGAGCACCATTTCCACTCAGGATGAGcctaaaaggaatttttaaaagaaatttcattcaagaatcatcattttccattgcttacaattttgcacaaaatataaaacaatacCGCACAAAGATAGCGTGGTGAACGTGCAAAGATTTTATCACTATACTATTACTCTCGCTATGACTTAATCTCCCTTCTCAACAACACACCTATAAAActctttcttattattttctctataccACACCACAAATATTTTGTAGATAaggctaagaaaaaaaaattacaaaatgtgCACGACATGTGAATGAAAGTACCTTCACATTCACTTTTCATCATTCATTGATACTTTGTGCGTCATTTTTGTAGACCTACATTATTTACACGCCGTTAAACTCACCTTGAAATGCGCTTCCTTGACTTCTGTAGCCAAATCATGGTATTTCCCCTTCTCATCGGGTCCCAATGCATACCACCATTCACCGAGAATCTTACTAACAGTCCGATTGTCCTGATTTGGATGCTTCTGATGCACAAGTGCCCGATgtctctttgaaaaaatcataaaggcATTCATGGGACGCCTTATCTTTGCTCCCTCCTTCTTCATTTGCGGACTCTGTGGATCCTTTGTACTCGCTTCGATGGCACTACATGATTGTGTACGACGCGTTTTTGCTGAACATGTTTCTCCCTGCCCAATTTTTGGGAGAATCGTCGTATGGGAAACAGCTACATTCCCCACGACAAATTGGCTATTTGCCCCCTTCTCCCCATCTAAGGGGGAATCATTGTTTTCCGTGCTGCCAAATGGGCCGTGAttggtgagaaaattgcacGGAATATTACTTCCATTCGCCATACTCGATGGTGgctgaaaattctcatttgtTGATGCACCCGATGAACCTCCTGATGCTTGAGGATTCTCCGGTGCTGGAGTCTCAAATACATCATCATCCCCTTGATCATCTGCAATGATTTccaaggaattttcttcaaggaacaattaaaaatttaaaaaaaaagtctctttaCCTTCTCCATCATCCTCTGCGGTGGGTTCCGTTGACTCTGGTGGCGGTGGTGATGGGGCTTTCGTGCCGGAATTAAACGTTGTCTGCCCAGAGCGCACCTGGGGTGGATTAATAACCGGCAGAAGCGTGTGCCATGGATAGATGGAGTTGGGATTAATGCCGTTTTTTGTCTGGGGCTTCTCCATTGTGGTGGGAATGGAGGACACCACATGCCCTGAATCCATTATAACCGGCTGCAGGTGGTATGCGTGACTCGAG from Lutzomyia longipalpis isolate SR_M1_2022 chromosome 1, ASM2433408v1 encodes:
- the LOC129796970 gene encoding uncharacterized protein LOC129796970 isoform X7, giving the protein MHVSTHSSGSLNFTVPVSSNAQRQIPILDKQQSQDQQQGNISNCDTEDEIPASVISSVGTVNYQQTPHQIYVVATQAPALTKTPTTGVHSQAAAGSGKNIPEPGTSVASYSTYVPDGGTPNKVMQQSMIGVQATTSVAAVQQPRLHPKKRKFDPAELEEMNSTAKMEEGIPSAAATSTEIVNKMTPATVTATSNGVTTAQIIFTTHPMPVYSHANSYHHVQQTVDPPTPSAAPPVREQLQPAVPNIDLTEWRDHRILLKHISMNIYQPGSIKDVEQPHTVVVKMDGEEGCCRKVLDVFGANRFDIVSDACPSVAAVSPGMRVCVRSQLSDSSGYVFVEGIVNDVLNNTKQFTVQMANNAQDVRIVKRADLRLLQPPWWDELTEAMKSGCHDDAMSSTNSGAMSNMGGNTNCHKGADVETKIVYANYAKGTCRNVVGMKSIVAVSSRSSANYGAPIHRYDTSPPIQVHHVLPILHNQEEYYRTTATSPFQGQNVPGGESNVPPGGVVSGNSVEVLTPGVSVLATTSPNPDEHMRRQRYDDYESDDDLRREDISFPMDGDVEKLSGSSKRSSMQSRGSTSSLLDQRLTPRSQPATPRSQTATPHRFKKGDIVTTPSGIRKKFNGKQWRRLCSNDPCSKESQRRGFCSRHLSQKGNSLRSAGGPNQFPTSRSSSKAQADEDTSRDSETSPNYRVAGRYDQEETDVANMLVSLSSSRSATPSFSSPTNHGSPPIHATQSPVTVGNRQNVFMPIGSPAAQSESSKWKANTPSPVSHCLPAHSHVIRPEVRPPQPLPPPVQQPPPQPPPQMHHQPQPPMSTPQQVTTAPPPSNLPPVGHATSVIRISPASSHAYHLQPVIMDSGHVVSSIPTTMEKPQTKNGINPNSIYPWHTLLPVINPPQVRSGQTTFNSGTKAPSPPPPESTEPTAEDDGEDDQGDDDVFETPAPENPQASGGSSGASTNENFQPPSSMANGSNIPCNFLTNHGPFGSTENNDSPLDGEKGANSQFVVGNVAVSHTTILPKIGQGETCSAKTRRTQSCSAIEASTKDPQSPQMKKEGAKIRRPMNAFMIFSKRHRALVHQKHPNQDNRTVSKILGEWWYALGPDEKGKYHDLATEVKEAHFKAHPEWKWCSKDRRKSSSSTKDGRGRTDSVDGADSLDEKSPKTPGVETSTNQVNDVIPLTISALNVSEDVEMTMNIKKEEDGGANVTDTSSTTQVQSVDGTTSVTNTMLTSVAEQKEEAMSDDDQMVIAEEASATENNADIDLQCAEKVTDSDVEEPNCDDSEESHKNKKMNEAGGDEGTQIGGTNIVGNTGISREQHGNMEIRCKPKPIKLPSQMENVMYNYPHMSIPTYLGPKNPSGVSTFHPTGGAFMPASPKSKNPRSMEQTSAEQQFNVQMQSAGVKMENTMEVTNKNSAIFTFNATQHEQMQLQAATEQQRQNMEQQQQQMYHKKEFAAHAQHELIANANLATAGEVCGGKDAANNKGKLVATLSGGDGNKKTSAAAPQPQLPSQQILMINPSTIATLSAAPTSSSNPPQVMSPKSIMWTVTGNQQIALVPVAEENQYMMHKRPRIFTSNAGALNTQQAQAIAANTPKTTAASAPTLQYVIQGQMPNLLISTQNYSTQSLLKVKQEQQPLESPGIKNLPATPKSSSAESIDVSDLGNEEKEKNFENFEPPEKKTFVLAPTPAQLGKAPLQRRQNLTSNGNSTSCVSEPQTPTTMSMTPITTLNNNITTNLPSSLPTPTSATIDDVHGQMSPQQKKSFFKKIKSDDMDNVLKQVDFEKKFQTLPQFKPEDCQSPSAISIASSPRVFTQNYRKKAQPLAKAHSAAAVADEEMSEAGSAASTATPSASYIVGNRFFGADFNIDQLRAATEGADTDRSPRTPKTPLQSASSVRSATICGSAGSVCSSAVGGGSAGSGAQDPVEKGHRRILEQRRQLVMQLFQEHGTWFPTSQATNSFQLAHNDIFPTKQSLQLKIREVRQKYMAQSNGPATPNDIGSPAEPQQQTQTSQQP